The Arachis hypogaea cultivar Tifrunner chromosome 14, arahy.Tifrunner.gnm2.J5K5, whole genome shotgun sequence genome has a segment encoding these proteins:
- the LOC112740278 gene encoding cell wall / vacuolar inhibitor of fructosidase 1, with amino-acid sequence MAKNLNHPSLIFTILVLITMPICQCRVFHPNDETLIQSTCNQTLYPNLCVQILNSYPSSRNADLRGLALNMVDFMKSRSIVAVNKIHRLQQGATGRFKGALDSCIGNYNDGILKGDVPEAISGIQTNNPKFAENAVADAANEAYFCEQGFNGNSPLNNENKAVRDGANMARVIVRMLH; translated from the coding sequence ATGGCAAAAAACTTAAATCATCCATCTCTAATCTTTACAATTCTTGTTCTAATCACAATGCCAATCTGTCAATGTAGGGTTTTCCACCCCAATGATGAGACACTAATTCAATCCACATGCAACCAAACACTATACCCAAATCTGTGTGTCCAAATCCTCAATTCATACCCAAGTAGCAGAAATGCTGATCTTAGAGGGCTAGCACTAAACATGGTTGATTTCATGAAATCAAGATCAATTGTTGCAGTGAACAAGATTCATCGACTCCAACAAGGTGCTACTGGTAGATTTAAGGGTGCCTTGGATTCATGTATTGGCAATTACAACGACGGAATCTTAAAGGGTGATGTGCCAGAAGCTATCAGCGGAATTCAGACTAATAACCCTAAATTTGCTGAAAATGCTGTTGCTGATGCAGCTAACGAGGCTTACTTTTGTGAGCAAGGGTTCAATGGTAATTCACCATTAAACAATGAAAACAAAGCTGTGCGTGATGGTGCAAATATGGCAAGAGTTATTGTTAGAATGTTGCATTAG
- the LOC112741627 gene encoding cell wall / vacuolar inhibitor of fructosidase 1, translating to MAKTLHITFTITIILLFSSSSIPCTQSQTTRVYYYWNENNGVEDLIEQVCKRTPFYDLCISTLHNNPLLSPKSDIKQVALIMVNNILSNATDTLNYIEALLKHTKDPQLEQALALCAESYIPVVRFTLPQAAVAISQGHFAFASYCISDAVKEVNSCEGRLVKSPSDKSPLGDRNDVVQKLVDVANAIIKLLLKA from the coding sequence ATGGCTAAAACTCTTCACATTACTTTTACCATTACCATCattctcctcttttcttcttcttctattccctGCACACAATCCCAAACCACCAGAGTGTACTACTATTGGAATGAGAACAATGGTGTTGAAGATCTAATAGagcaagtatgcaaaagaacacCCTTTTATGACTTATGCATTTCCACACTCCACAACAACCCTCTTCTAAGCCCCAAGAGTGACATCAAACAAGTAGCACTCATAATGGTCAACAACATTCTGTCAAATGCAACTGACACACTCAATTACATTGAAGCCCTTTTGAAGCACACAAAGGACCCCCAATTGGAACAAGCTTTGGCTCTTTGTGCTGAGTCATATATCCCTGTTGTGAGGTTCACTCTTCCACAAGCAGCTGTGGCTATAAGCCAGGGACACTTTGCCTTTGCAAGTTACTGCATTTCTGATGCTGTTAAGGAAGTTAATTCCTGTGAGGGTAGATTGGTGAAATCACCTTCTGATAAGTCACCTTTGGGTGATAGGAATGATGTTGTTCAGAAGCTTGTTGATGTTGCTAATGCCATTATCAAATTGCTTTTGAAGGCTTGA
- the LOC112741628 gene encoding uncharacterized protein, whose amino-acid sequence MDHVNAKDNENEVDLESGLPLLRDDESKNISPPSTSNQGKKIFAKIPDRFVGGSLRGEEMPSFPFNESTLSQVSLDLPKVANKPMMGQDLADAERTPLKEKRKKSSHKKPPRPPRPPKAPELNAADYKLIREITELAMLKRARIERMKALKKMKAAKQSSPSSSNTSILAMIFTLVFCIVLIFHGISSGKGSGATFQGSPLSTAGEGGLISVQFQLTPYAVESKAPGSQSSFVQQVTGSDLAEKLKRT is encoded by the exons ATGGATCATGTGAATGCGAAGGATAACGAGAATGAAGTTGATCTTGAAAGTGGATTGCCATTGCTTAGAGATGATGAATCAAAGAATATCTCTCCACCAAGTACTTCAAACCAAGGGAAGAAAATATTTGCCAAGATTCCCGATCGGTTTGTCGGAGGTTCTTTAAGAGGCGAGGAAATGCCGAGTTTCCCCTTCAATGAATCAACTTTAAGCCAAGTTTCTCTGGACTTGCCGAAAGTGGCAAACAAGCCAATGATGGGGCAAGACTTGGCGGATGCAGAGAGGACACCGTTAAAGGAGAAACGTAAAAAGTCTAGTCATAAAAAACCTCCCAGACCTCCGAGGCCTCCGAAAGCTCCAGAATTGAATGCAGCAGACTATAAGTTAATAAGGGAGATAACTGAACTTGCCATGTTGAAGCGTGCAAGGATAGAGCGTATGAAAGCCTTGAAGAAGATGAAAGCTGCTAAACAATCGTCGCCATCATCTTCCAATACCAGCATTTTGGCCATGATTTTTACTCTTGTCTTCTGTATTGTGCTAATATTCCATG GCATTTCAAGCGGAAAAGGTTCCGGGGCAACTTTCCAGGGATCACCTCTATCTACGGCAGGAGAGGGTGGTTTAATTTCAGTTCAGTTCCAACTCACTCCATATGCAGTTGAATCAAAAGCACCTGGTTCACAGTCAAG TTTTGTACAGCAAGTAACAGGTTCAGATCTGGCTGAGAAACTGAAAAGAACTTAA